The following proteins come from a genomic window of Dreissena polymorpha isolate Duluth1 chromosome 1, UMN_Dpol_1.0, whole genome shotgun sequence:
- the LOC127860679 gene encoding uncharacterized protein LOC127860679 has protein sequence MTATKTGFVLGKSRLAPSNTTSPRLELCAAVLATEVAEIISENLDYPMERFIFHSDSIVVLGYLNNQSRRFYTNVANRVQIILKRTNVHQWNYVHASNNPASLATRCATPAKKWDAIHHQGRHYTEGAIRNHGYWIVGVKRLVSSIIYQCVTCRRLRGNFVNQQMANLPEDRLTPGPPFTYVGVDTFGPWPVVTRRTRGGIAESKRWAIIFVCLVTRASHIEVIEDMSSSDFINALRRFISVRGPVKEFRSDRGTNFVGALKDI, from the exons ATGACTGCAACTAAAACAGGGTTTGTGCTCGGAAAATCAAGGTTGGCACCTTCAAACACAACCAGTCCACGCTTAGAGTTGTGTGCAGCAGTTTTGGCCACTGAGGTAGCAGAAATTATCTCGGAGAATCTTGATTATCCCATGGAGAGATTCATTTTTCATTCTGACAGCATAGTTGTTCTCGGGTATTTGAACAATCAGTCTAGAAGATTTTACACAAACGTAGCCAACAGAGTACAAATCATCTTGAAACGCACTAATGTCCACCAGTGGAACTATGTACATGCATCAAACAACCCAGCAAGTCTCGCAACACGTTGTGCGACACCTGCCAAGAAATGGGATGCAA ttCACCATCAGGGTAGACATTATACAGAGGGAGCCATACGAAATCATGGCTATTGGATAGTCGGGGTGAAACGTTTAGTATCCAGCATCATTTACCAGTGCGTTACTTGCCGGCGCTTGCGTGGTAACTTTGTGAATCAACAGATGGCCAACCTTCCTGAAGATAGACTTACCCCAGGACCTCCATTCACATACGTTGGTGTGGATACCTTCGGACCGTGGCCAGTTGTGACACGGCGTACCAGAGGAGGGATTGCAGAGAGCAAACGATGGGCCATCATATTTGTTTGCTTAGTCACCAGAGCATCTCATATAGAAGTGATCGAGGACATGAGTAGCTCAGACTTTATAAACGCTCTACGACGATTCATCTCTGTACGGGGACCTGTGAAAGAATTTCGATCTGATCGCGGAACCAATTTTGTTGGTGCTTTGAAGGACATTTAA
- the LOC127860749 gene encoding uncharacterized protein LOC127860749 — protein sequence MFDVQQMFYCFKVNKEHRDLLRFFRHKDNNPKKEIIEYRMTVHVFGNIHSPAVATYCLRKAVETADEDVRTFVNSVFYLDDALTSHLKEEEAIDLIKRTQETLRRSSIRLYKIASNSRVVISSFPVEDLAIDMTSFDISTDEMPDQASLGLKWNINADTFEFKINIAGRPFTRRGVVATVNSIFDPLGFLAPVTIEGKILVREIMNEATSSDCVAKTLRRKMGTMEKPINLIE from the coding sequence ATGTTCGACGTGCAGCAGATGTTCTATTGCTTCAAGGTCAACAAGGAACACCGTGATTTGCTTCGTTTCTTTCGGCACAAAGACAACAATCCAAAGAAAGAGATTATAGAATACCGAATGACGGTTCATGTCTTTGGGAACATCCATTCGCCAGCTGTAGCCACCTACTGCCTCAGAAAAGCTGTCGAGACTGCAGATGAAGATGTGAGAACCTTTGTAAACAGCGTCTTCTATTTAGACGATGCCTTGACATCACATTTAAAGGAAGAAGAAGCTATTGACTTGATTAAAAGAACGCAAGAAACCTTGCGTAGAAGCAGTATTAGACTGTATAAGATAGCCTCTAATTCTAGAGTTGTGATAAGCAGTTTCCCAGTAGAAGACCTCGCAATTGACATGACATCCTTTGACATCTCTACAGATGAAATGCCTGATCAGGCTAGTCTAGGTTTGAAATGGAATATCAATGCCGATACATTTGAGTTCAAGATCAACATTGCTGGTAGACCATTCACAAGACGAGGAGTAGTTGCCACAGTCAACAGCATTTTTGACCCGCTAGGATTTCTTGCGCCTGTGACAATAGAAGGAAAAATCTTGGTACGGGAAATCATGAATGAGGCCACATCATCAGATTGCGTTGCCAAGACACTTAGAAGGAAAATGGGAACAATGGAAAAACCCATTAACCTCATTGAATGA